In a genomic window of Penaeus vannamei isolate JL-2024 chromosome 38, ASM4276789v1, whole genome shotgun sequence:
- the LOC113802389 gene encoding U-scoloptoxin(01)-Cw1a-like produces MKVLAALLALAGVAAANSAFRFSDGYLDVLGAEPVQAFDCAGRSYGYYADVSSDCRVFHVCLPVADDLGDVLETAHFSFFCGNQTVFSQESLTCAHPEEAFPCDQAETLFDSVNALFGVIPDEK; encoded by the coding sequence ATGAAGGTCCTCGCAGCTCTCCTGGCTCTGGCTGGCGTGGCCGCCGCCAACTCCGCCTTCCGCTTCTCCGACGGCTACCTCGACGTCCTCGGCGCAGAGCCCGTTCAGGCCTTCGACTGTGCCGGTCGAAGCTACGGCTATTACGCCGACGTCAGCAGCGACTGCCGAGTGTTCCACGTGTGCCTGCCCGTGGCTGACGACCTGGGCGACGTGCTCGAGACcgcccacttctccttcttctgcggcAACCAGACCGTGTTCAGCCAGGAGTCCCTCACCTGCGCCCACCCCGAGGAGGCCTTCCCCTGCGACCAGGCCGAGACCCTCTTCGACTCCGTCAACGCTCTCTTCGGCGTCATTCCcgacgaaaaataa
- the LOC138859767 gene encoding U-scoloptoxin(01)-Cw1a-like, translating into MKVLAALLALAGVAAANSPFRFSDGYLDVLGAEPVQAFDCAGRSYGYYADVSSDCRVFHVCLPVADDLGDVLETAHFSFFCGNQTVFSQESLTCAHPEEAFPCDQAETLFDSVNALFGVIPDEK; encoded by the coding sequence ATGAAGGTCCTCGCAGCTCTCCTGGCTCTGGCTGGCGTGGCCGCCGCCAACTCCCCCTTCCGCTTCTCCGACGGCTACCTCGACGTCCTCGGCGCAGAGCCCGTTCAGGCCTTCGACTGTGCCGGTCGAAGCTACGGCTATTACGCCGACGTCAGCAGCGACTGCCGAGTGTTCCACGTGTGCCTGCCCGTGGCTGACGACCTGGGCGACGTGCTCGAGACcgcccacttctccttcttctgcggcAACCAGACCGTGTTCAGCCAGGAGTCCCTCACCTGCGCCCACCCCGAGGAGGCCTTCCCCTGCGACCAGGCCGAGACCCTCTTCGACTCCGTCAACGCTCTCTTCGGCGTCATTCCCgacgaaaaatag